One Pseudonocardia abyssalis DNA segment encodes these proteins:
- a CDS encoding LLM class flavin-dependent oxidoreductase, with protein MRTAHLAVEVSGFGRHPEAWRQAGVPREALLTPAHHIAVAQLAAQSGADFVALPDSFGAGSGLDAVAIAARVAPVVPGIGLVPTVTTTHTEPFHTSKAIATLDLVSSGRAGWEPAVSRTAGEAAQFGRKPAAEPAELWREAAETIEVVVALWDSWEDDAVIRDVATGRYVDRDKLHYVDFSGEFFSVKGPSITPRSPQAHPLIVLRAEPDSLAVAARWADVVRITAPDLSAAHAARERIRAAVTDAGRDPDAVAVLLDVEILLAADENAARRRFDELGELAEETLRVVGSPEAFVDVLAEGAVDGVTAIPLTLPGGLRVLADEVAPRLLAAGLRTPADPAATLRERFGLPRPANVLTGA; from the coding sequence ATGCGGACGGCACACCTGGCGGTGGAGGTGTCCGGCTTCGGCCGGCACCCCGAGGCGTGGCGGCAGGCGGGGGTGCCCCGCGAGGCGCTGCTGACCCCGGCGCACCACATCGCGGTCGCCCAGCTCGCCGCCCAGTCGGGAGCCGACTTCGTCGCGCTCCCCGACTCGTTCGGCGCCGGGAGCGGTCTCGACGCCGTCGCGATCGCCGCCCGCGTCGCCCCCGTGGTGCCCGGGATCGGCCTGGTCCCGACCGTGACGACCACGCACACCGAGCCGTTCCACACCTCCAAGGCGATCGCCACGCTCGACCTCGTCTCGTCCGGTCGTGCCGGCTGGGAGCCCGCGGTCTCGCGGACGGCGGGGGAGGCGGCGCAGTTCGGGCGCAAGCCCGCCGCAGAGCCCGCCGAGCTGTGGCGCGAGGCCGCCGAGACGATCGAGGTCGTCGTGGCGCTGTGGGACTCCTGGGAGGACGACGCCGTGATCCGCGACGTCGCGACCGGCCGCTACGTCGACCGCGACAAGCTGCACTACGTCGACTTCAGCGGGGAGTTCTTCTCCGTCAAGGGCCCGTCGATCACGCCGCGCAGCCCGCAGGCGCACCCGCTGATCGTCCTGCGCGCGGAGCCGGACTCGCTCGCCGTCGCCGCCCGCTGGGCCGACGTCGTCCGGATCACCGCGCCCGACCTGTCCGCCGCGCACGCCGCCCGCGAGCGGATCCGCGCCGCCGTCACCGATGCGGGCCGCGACCCCGACGCCGTCGCCGTCCTGCTCGACGTCGAGATCCTGCTGGCCGCCGACGAGAACGCCGCCCGCCGCCGGTTCGACGAGCTGGGCGAGCTGGCGGAGGAGACGCTGCGGGTCGTCGGCTCGCCCGAGGCGTTCGTGGACGTGCTCGCCGAGGGCGCCGTCGACGGCGTCACCGCGATCCCCCTGACGCTGCCCGGCGGCCTGCGCGTGCTCGCCGACGAGGTCGCGCCGCGGCTGCTCGCCGCGGGCCTGCGCACCCCGGCCGACCCGGCCGCGACCCTGCGGGAGCGCTTCGGTCTGCCCCGCCCCGCCAACGTCCTCACCGGAGCCTGA
- a CDS encoding LLM class flavin-dependent oxidoreductase yields MPKKQIHLAAHFPGVNNTTVWSDPESGSQTDFASFVAFAQNAERGLFDFLFLAEGLRLREHQGRIHDLDVVGRPDTFTVLNAIAAVTTHLGLGGTINTTFNEPWELAKQFASLDHLSGGRAAWNLVTSSDAFTGENFRRGGFLEPAQRYDRAQQMLDAARELWLADGRPIDHHSAQFDIVGDFPIPPTPQGHPVLIQSGDSDQGREFGAKTADAIFSRHGSVEDGQAFYADLKGRMGAYGRRPEEITILPATTFALGDTEAEAQENGHRIRTAQVSPQTAIAFLEQVWGRDLSAYDPDGPLPDVDPDPGAQITRGRVRHEKDPLAVAQRWRELAEAKGGLSIRELIIETTAHQSFVGTPKEVARQMDDYVQADASDGFILIPHLTPGGLDEFVEKVVPELQDLGSYRTEYAGPTLRDHLGLARP; encoded by the coding sequence GTGCCGAAGAAGCAGATCCACCTCGCCGCGCACTTCCCGGGCGTCAACAACACGACGGTCTGGAGCGACCCGGAGTCGGGCAGCCAGACCGACTTCGCGTCCTTCGTCGCCTTCGCGCAGAACGCCGAGCGCGGGCTCTTCGACTTCCTCTTCCTCGCCGAGGGCCTGCGCCTGCGCGAGCACCAGGGCCGGATCCACGACCTCGACGTCGTCGGCCGCCCGGACACGTTCACCGTGCTCAACGCGATCGCGGCCGTCACCACCCACCTCGGGCTCGGCGGCACGATCAACACGACGTTCAACGAGCCGTGGGAGCTGGCCAAGCAGTTCGCGTCGCTCGACCACCTCTCCGGCGGGCGTGCGGCCTGGAACCTGGTGACGTCCTCCGACGCGTTCACCGGCGAGAACTTCCGCCGCGGCGGCTTCCTCGAGCCCGCGCAGCGCTACGACCGCGCCCAGCAGATGCTCGACGCCGCGCGCGAGCTGTGGCTCGCCGACGGCCGCCCGATCGACCACCACAGCGCCCAGTTCGACATCGTGGGGGACTTCCCGATCCCGCCGACGCCGCAGGGCCACCCCGTGCTGATCCAGTCCGGCGACTCCGACCAGGGCCGCGAGTTCGGCGCGAAGACCGCCGACGCGATCTTCTCCCGGCACGGCAGCGTCGAGGACGGGCAGGCGTTCTACGCCGACCTCAAGGGCCGGATGGGTGCGTACGGGCGCCGGCCCGAGGAGATCACGATCCTGCCCGCCACCACGTTCGCCCTCGGCGACACCGAGGCGGAGGCGCAGGAGAACGGGCACCGGATCCGGACCGCGCAGGTCAGCCCGCAGACCGCGATCGCGTTCCTGGAGCAGGTGTGGGGCCGCGACCTCTCGGCCTACGATCCCGACGGCCCGCTGCCCGACGTCGACCCGGACCCCGGCGCGCAGATCACCCGCGGTCGCGTGCGCCACGAGAAGGACCCGCTCGCCGTGGCGCAGCGCTGGCGCGAGCTCGCCGAGGCGAAGGGCGGCCTGTCCATCCGCGAGCTGATCATCGAGACGACGGCGCACCAGTCGTTCGTCGGCACGCCGAAGGAGGTGGCGCGGCAGATGGACGACTACGTCCAGGCCGACGCCTCCGACGGCTTCATCCTCATCCCGCACCTGACCCCCGGCGGGCTCGACGAGTTCGTCGAGAAGGTGGTGCCGGAGCTGCAGGACCTCGGCAGCTACCGCACGGAGTACGCCGGCCCGACCCTGCGCGACCACCTCGGCCTGGCCCGTCCGTAG
- a CDS encoding response regulator transcription factor, translating into MIRLVLAEDQAMVLGAFARLLSLEDDLEVVATAVDGTEALAAVRAHDPDVLVTDVEMPGATGLEVAAQLQGGRTRLVIVTTFARSGYLRRAMDAGVAGYVLKDAPIDRLVDTIRRVHAGERVIDPALAVAAWDAADPMTDRERDVLRLAADGLPNGEIATTLFLAEGTVRNYLSTAITKLGVRNRIEAARVARDRGWL; encoded by the coding sequence GTGATCCGGCTGGTGCTGGCGGAGGACCAGGCGATGGTGCTCGGGGCGTTCGCGCGGCTGCTGTCGCTGGAGGACGACCTGGAGGTCGTCGCCACAGCTGTCGACGGCACGGAGGCGCTCGCCGCCGTCCGCGCGCACGACCCGGACGTGCTGGTCACCGACGTGGAGATGCCGGGCGCGACCGGTCTGGAGGTCGCGGCGCAGCTGCAGGGCGGCCGCACCCGGCTGGTGATCGTCACGACGTTCGCGCGCTCGGGCTACCTGCGCCGGGCGATGGATGCCGGGGTCGCGGGGTACGTGCTCAAGGACGCCCCGATCGACCGCCTCGTCGACACGATCCGCCGCGTCCACGCGGGCGAGCGCGTGATCGACCCGGCCCTGGCCGTCGCGGCCTGGGACGCGGCCGACCCGATGACCGACCGCGAGCGCGACGTCCTGCGCCTGGCCGCCGACGGCCTGCCCAACGGCGAGATCGCCACCACCCTGTTCCTGGCGGAGGGCACCGTCCGCAACTACCTGTCCACCGCGATCACGAAGCTCGGGGTGCGCAACCGGATCGAGGCGGCCCGGGTGGCGCGGGACCGCGGCTGGCTCTGA
- a CDS encoding sensor histidine kinase: MKREWGSIWYLLFLGYLFLQPAFDPEAGVSSWAVAGGSALLYVLFTLYASPAGHWSPALVAGLGVLVVPVNVGGTVFFVYAAAYAGMLLPRRAATLWLGGLTALVGASALVSSAPAPYLFLSIAPPLVSLWIVGLGTMEEADQRRATAELRVDNARIEHLATLSERERISRDLHDLLGQTLTGIVVRAQLAQRLPGADATAEMAVVETMARDALTEVRATVSGWRQVSVDDEITVARDALAAAGVELVVTRDDDLVLVPSAESALALALREAVTNVVRHADARRCTVALRSVDGRVELEVADDGVGGGTRDGNGLSGMRERIAALGGTVQRPARAGTALVVALPAVVAR; the protein is encoded by the coding sequence GTGAAGCGGGAGTGGGGCTCGATCTGGTACCTGCTGTTCCTCGGGTACCTCTTCCTGCAGCCGGCCTTCGACCCCGAGGCGGGCGTCTCCTCCTGGGCCGTCGCGGGCGGGTCGGCGCTGCTCTACGTCCTGTTCACCCTCTACGCCTCGCCGGCCGGACACTGGTCCCCCGCGCTCGTCGCGGGGCTCGGGGTGCTGGTCGTTCCGGTCAACGTGGGCGGCACGGTGTTCTTCGTCTACGCCGCGGCGTACGCGGGGATGCTGCTCCCCCGCCGGGCCGCCACGCTCTGGCTCGGCGGACTCACCGCGCTCGTCGGGGCGTCCGCGCTGGTGTCGAGCGCGCCCGCGCCGTACCTGTTCCTCAGCATCGCGCCGCCACTGGTGTCGCTGTGGATCGTCGGGCTGGGCACGATGGAGGAGGCCGACCAGCGACGGGCCACCGCCGAGCTGCGCGTCGACAACGCCCGGATCGAGCACCTCGCCACGCTGTCGGAGCGCGAGCGGATCTCCCGCGACCTGCACGACCTCCTCGGCCAGACCCTGACCGGAATCGTCGTGCGCGCCCAGCTCGCGCAGCGCCTCCCCGGCGCCGACGCGACCGCCGAGATGGCCGTCGTCGAGACGATGGCGCGCGACGCGCTCACCGAGGTGCGGGCCACGGTGTCGGGCTGGCGCCAGGTGTCGGTCGACGACGAGATCACCGTCGCCCGCGACGCGCTCGCCGCGGCGGGCGTCGAGCTCGTCGTCACCCGCGACGACGACCTCGTGCTCGTCCCGTCGGCGGAGAGCGCGCTGGCGCTGGCGCTGCGCGAGGCCGTCACGAACGTCGTGCGGCACGCGGACGCGCGGCGGTGCACGGTCGCACTGCGCTCGGTCGACGGGCGGGTGGAGCTGGAGGTCGCCGACGACGGCGTCGGCGGCGGGACGCGGGACGGCAACGGGCTCAGCGGGATGCGGGAGCGGATCGCGGCGCTGGGCGGCACGGTGCAGCGGCCGGCCCGCGCCGGCACCGCGCTCGTCGTCGCGCTGCCGGCGGTGGTGGCCCGGTGA
- a CDS encoding ABC transporter permease, protein MIISVLRSETGEGLRAILREPTALLFSVLMPVGFYALFTSIFGDQQQANGLPFAATSLATYGAFGVVSVMLLNPGIGVAEDRTRGWLRVKMVSATPIGVSLAARLLAALPYAVGVLVAMTVASALITGTMVDPVTWLRLVAVLVVGGMPFALLGMAVGFVTSSNAAAAILNAVLFPMVLASGLWIPLEVMPGFIQAVAPFLPTYHLAQLAMAQITGAPASGHLLAVLATTVVAALVAGVAYRNLRV, encoded by the coding sequence GTGATCATCTCGGTCCTGCGCTCCGAGACCGGCGAGGGGCTGCGCGCGATCCTGCGCGAGCCGACCGCGCTGTTGTTCTCCGTCCTCATGCCCGTCGGCTTCTACGCCCTGTTCACCTCGATCTTCGGCGACCAGCAGCAGGCGAACGGCCTGCCCTTCGCCGCCACCTCGCTGGCCACCTACGGCGCGTTCGGCGTGGTGTCGGTGATGCTGCTCAACCCCGGGATCGGCGTCGCGGAGGACCGCACCCGCGGCTGGCTGCGCGTCAAGATGGTGTCGGCGACGCCGATCGGCGTCAGCCTCGCCGCCCGGCTGCTCGCCGCGCTCCCCTACGCCGTCGGGGTGCTGGTGGCGATGACGGTGGCGTCCGCGTTGATCACCGGCACGATGGTCGATCCGGTGACGTGGCTGCGGCTCGTCGCCGTCCTGGTCGTCGGGGGGATGCCGTTCGCGCTGCTCGGGATGGCGGTCGGGTTCGTGACGTCGTCGAACGCGGCCGCGGCGATCCTCAACGCGGTGCTGTTCCCGATGGTGCTCGCGTCGGGGCTGTGGATCCCGCTCGAGGTCATGCCCGGGTTCATCCAGGCGGTCGCGCCGTTCCTGCCGACCTACCACCTCGCGCAGCTCGCGATGGCGCAGATCACCGGCGCCCCGGCGTCCGGGCACCTGCTCGCGGTGCTCGCGACCACCGTCGTCGCCGCCCTGGTCGCCGGGGTCGCCTACCGTAACCTGCGGGTGTGA
- a CDS encoding ABC transporter ATP-binding protein produces the protein MTEVLEIDGVAHRYGAHVALDGVDLAVRAGECVALLGPNGAGKTTLIGLATGLLARQRGRVAVCGGDPRRAATRRRLGVVQQSMGFPGTETVGELVRGAAVRAGRPAGAAAPVLAEIGIGDLAARRAPKLSGGQLQRVGLAMALVGDPALLLLDEPTVGLDVAARRAFWKILTGRRDAGVGMVLTTHVVEEAAAFADRVVVLHRGRVVAADTPDALTSRLPDRTVTARTSLDDPALRALPGVRTVRRDGDRVHVGTAAPEDLLREWLALDRGLSDLRVEGAGLEQALVALTGDDMAGEGVSA, from the coding sequence ATGACCGAGGTTCTGGAGATCGACGGCGTGGCGCACCGCTACGGCGCGCACGTCGCGCTGGACGGGGTCGACCTCGCCGTCCGGGCCGGGGAGTGCGTCGCGCTCCTCGGCCCCAACGGCGCGGGGAAGACCACCCTGATCGGGCTCGCGACCGGGTTGCTCGCCCGGCAGCGGGGGCGCGTCGCGGTGTGCGGGGGCGACCCCCGGCGCGCCGCGACCCGCCGGCGACTCGGGGTCGTGCAGCAGTCGATGGGCTTCCCGGGCACCGAGACCGTCGGCGAGCTCGTGCGCGGGGCCGCGGTCCGCGCCGGGCGTCCGGCGGGTGCAGCGGCCCCCGTCCTCGCCGAGATCGGGATCGGTGACCTGGCCGCGCGGCGCGCGCCGAAGCTGTCCGGCGGGCAGCTCCAGCGGGTCGGGCTCGCGATGGCACTGGTCGGCGACCCGGCGCTGCTGCTGCTCGACGAGCCCACCGTCGGCCTCGACGTCGCCGCGCGGCGCGCGTTCTGGAAGATCCTCACGGGTCGCCGGGACGCGGGCGTCGGCATGGTGCTGACCACCCACGTCGTCGAGGAGGCCGCCGCGTTCGCCGACCGCGTCGTGGTGCTGCACCGCGGCCGGGTCGTCGCCGCCGATACCCCCGACGCCCTGACCTCACGGCTCCCGGACCGCACCGTCACCGCCCGCACCTCCCTCGACGACCCGGCGCTGCGGGCGCTGCCCGGGGTGCGGACGGTCCGGCGCGACGGCGACCGCGTGCACGTCGGCACGGCCGCACCCGAGGACCTGCTGCGCGAGTGGCTGGCGCTCGACCGCGGGCTGTCCGACCTGCGCGTCGAGGGGGCGGGGCTGGAGCAGGCACTGGTCGCCCTGACCGGTGACGACATGGCCGGCGAGGGGGTGTCGGCGTGA
- a CDS encoding GlxA family transcriptional regulator: MLRTVAALVLPPALPFEFGTLMEVFGVDRSDEGVPPIELRVCGEVAGQPIRTTVGASLVPDHGLEGLRGADLVAVSATRGRDFSPEVLDAVRAAAADGAMILSVCSGAFVLGEAGLLDDRRCTSHWMNVDELRARYPRAIVDPDVLYVDDGNVITSAGTAAGIDACLHVVRRELGSAVVNTIARRMVVAPQRDGGQRQFVEQPIPVCTADGLAPVLDWALEHLDEEHSVSDLARRARMSERSFARRFVAETGTTPHRWLTLQRVLLAQRLLEDTVLGVDDVAARCGFGTGALLRHHFRKVVGVAPVDYRRTFRGVPA, from the coding sequence ATGCTCCGAACCGTCGCCGCGCTCGTGCTGCCGCCCGCACTGCCGTTCGAGTTCGGCACGCTGATGGAGGTCTTCGGCGTCGACCGCAGCGACGAGGGCGTCCCCCCGATCGAGCTCCGGGTCTGCGGTGAGGTGGCCGGGCAGCCGATCCGCACGACGGTCGGTGCGTCGCTGGTGCCCGACCACGGCCTGGAGGGGTTGCGCGGCGCCGACCTGGTCGCGGTCTCCGCCACCCGCGGCCGGGACTTCAGCCCCGAGGTCCTCGACGCGGTCCGCGCCGCGGCCGCGGACGGCGCGATGATCCTCAGCGTCTGCTCGGGGGCGTTCGTGCTGGGCGAGGCGGGCCTGCTCGACGACCGCCGCTGCACCTCGCACTGGATGAACGTCGACGAGCTGCGGGCCCGCTACCCGCGCGCGATCGTCGACCCCGACGTCCTCTACGTCGACGACGGCAACGTGATCACCAGCGCGGGCACGGCCGCCGGGATCGACGCCTGCCTGCACGTCGTGCGCCGCGAGCTGGGGAGTGCGGTCGTCAACACGATCGCCCGGCGGATGGTCGTCGCCCCGCAGCGCGACGGCGGGCAGCGGCAGTTCGTCGAGCAGCCGATCCCGGTGTGCACCGCCGACGGGCTCGCCCCGGTGCTGGACTGGGCCCTGGAGCACCTCGACGAGGAGCACTCGGTGTCCGACCTGGCCCGCCGCGCCCGCATGTCGGAGCGCAGCTTCGCCCGCCGCTTCGTCGCCGAGACCGGCACCACCCCGCACCGCTGGCTCACGCTGCAGCGTGTCCTGCTCGCGCAGCGCCTGCTGGAGGACACAGTCCTCGGCGTCGACGACGTGGCGGCCCGCTGCGGGTTCGGCACCGGCGCGCTGCTGCGCCACCACTTCCGCAAGGTCGTCGGGGTCGCCCCGGTCGACTACCGGCGCACCTTCCGCGGCGTCCCCGCCTGA
- a CDS encoding sensor domain-containing diguanylate cyclase produces MALPDGTVLSKRVLVELSHAIERFALAAEPGAPLVVIAMFQRLSYFRRETDVYTRIAARSSVTLVGLVEDFPPALPPGVRHVLLGEDEDLAREWSVTVLSPNGGATLVAVDQERIEAGAHTLEEGRRFQGYWSFVRADAYREILRLRARLTLPPETVEAIDEVLHAVLAAPEPRHQDRWNVPLRFLADRVDAGVRERADLQTRLDSAVGHLDDVAERDPRTGLHTEKFLTRWTAGLGAGLPVGLVLLRVPGVAALRGKYGLRAELAALAGIAGSLQELLTPTDRVVRLGREDFLVVLPSWREEAVLGLCDEVCTRVSGLDQQYPFVALPATAAAVVTRERPLPVDRLVAQVEGGRRVSLLATT; encoded by the coding sequence ATGGCGCTCCCCGACGGCACTGTCCTGAGCAAGCGGGTGCTCGTCGAGCTCTCCCACGCCATCGAGCGCTTCGCGCTGGCCGCCGAACCGGGCGCCCCGCTCGTCGTCATCGCGATGTTCCAGCGGCTGTCCTACTTCCGGCGCGAGACCGACGTCTACACCCGGATCGCGGCGCGCAGCTCCGTCACGCTCGTCGGGCTCGTCGAGGACTTCCCGCCCGCGCTGCCGCCCGGCGTCCGGCACGTCCTGCTCGGCGAGGACGAGGACCTGGCCCGCGAGTGGAGCGTCACGGTGCTCAGCCCCAACGGCGGGGCGACGCTCGTCGCCGTCGACCAGGAGCGGATCGAGGCGGGCGCCCACACGCTGGAGGAGGGCCGCCGGTTCCAGGGGTACTGGTCCTTCGTCCGCGCCGACGCCTACCGCGAGATCCTGCGGCTGCGCGCGCGGCTGACCCTGCCGCCGGAGACCGTCGAGGCGATCGACGAGGTACTGCACGCCGTGCTCGCCGCGCCGGAACCGCGGCACCAGGACCGCTGGAACGTGCCGCTGCGCTTCCTCGCCGACCGCGTCGACGCGGGCGTCCGCGAGCGCGCCGATCTGCAGACCCGGCTCGACTCGGCCGTCGGCCACCTCGACGACGTCGCCGAGCGCGACCCCCGCACCGGGCTGCACACCGAGAAGTTCCTGACCCGCTGGACCGCGGGGCTGGGGGCCGGGCTCCCGGTCGGGCTGGTGCTGCTGCGGGTGCCGGGCGTCGCCGCGCTGCGCGGGAAGTACGGGCTGCGGGCCGAGCTCGCCGCGCTGGCGGGCATCGCCGGCAGCCTCCAGGAACTGCTCACACCGACCGACCGCGTGGTGCGGCTGGGCCGGGAGGACTTCCTGGTCGTGCTGCCGTCCTGGCGCGAGGAGGCCGTCCTCGGCCTGTGCGACGAGGTCTGCACGCGCGTGTCGGGCCTGGACCAGCAGTACCCGTTCGTCGCCCTGCCGGCCACGGCCGCCGCGGTCGTCACGCGCGAGCGGCCGCTGCCCGTCGACCGGCTCGTCGCGCAGGTCGAGGGCGGGCGGCGGGTGAGCCTGCTCGCCACGACGTAG
- a CDS encoding enoyl-CoA hydratase-related protein, with translation MESVLADTDDAGVRTLTFNHPERRNGWGEDLEDAYYGHLTAAAADPEVRAVVVTGAGSTFCPGADMGRLDGLSQDGAVLPHKSVEVPRNFPKPLIGAINGACAGVGLVQALFCHVRFAADTARFTTAFARRGLVAEYGIAWTLTRLVGTENATDLLLSARVFDAAEAYRLGMVSRVVPRDDVLGAAQAYARDLALNCAPRAVAVIAAQLREAADSTYDEALSSAYSHVDRFIGGPDLREGVASFVEKRLPRFLPLEES, from the coding sequence ATGGAGTCCGTGCTGGCCGACACCGACGACGCCGGCGTCCGCACCCTGACGTTCAACCATCCCGAGCGACGCAACGGCTGGGGCGAGGATCTCGAGGACGCCTACTACGGCCACCTCACCGCCGCCGCCGCCGACCCTGAGGTGCGCGCGGTCGTCGTCACCGGGGCCGGGTCCACGTTCTGCCCGGGCGCCGACATGGGCCGCCTCGACGGCCTCTCGCAGGACGGGGCGGTGCTGCCGCACAAGTCGGTGGAGGTCCCGCGGAACTTCCCGAAGCCGCTGATCGGCGCGATCAACGGGGCGTGCGCGGGTGTCGGGCTGGTGCAGGCCCTGTTCTGCCACGTCCGCTTCGCCGCCGACACCGCCCGGTTCACCACCGCGTTCGCCCGGCGCGGGCTGGTCGCGGAGTACGGGATCGCCTGGACGCTGACGCGGCTGGTGGGCACTGAGAACGCCACCGACCTGCTGCTCTCGGCCCGGGTGTTCGACGCCGCGGAGGCGTACCGGCTCGGGATGGTCAGCCGGGTCGTCCCGCGCGACGACGTCCTCGGCGCCGCCCAGGCCTACGCCCGTGACCTCGCTCTGAACTGTGCCCCGCGCGCCGTCGCCGTCATCGCCGCCCAGCTGCGCGAGGCCGCCGACTCCACCTACGACGAGGCGCTGAGCAGCGCCTACAGCCACGTCGACCGCTTCATCGGCGGCCCGGACCTGCGGGAGGGGGTGGCGTCGTTCGTCGAGAAACGGCTGCCGCGCTTCCTGCCACTGGAGGAGTCGTGA
- a CDS encoding FAD-dependent oxidoreductase, with amino-acid sequence MTYRIAVIGAGPSGLYAAAALLTSGEPVSIEVLDRLPAPYGLVRYGVAPDHVKMKSVIRVLQKPFDPADVEFLGGVRIGDGGIPLDELRTHFHAIVHATGSSLDRALGVPGEDLAGSYGSGEFVSWYCGHPDFTGLDPELDHPGVAVVGAGNVALDVARVLAKSAEEMAATDIPGPVLDALRSSAVRDVHVLIRRGPQHVRFTPAELRQIGDLADAQVVVHDDGLLAAGVEEPDDRRQKQNLGMLTEWVDRPVGDAERRIHLRFLRSPVRVLGDGRVSGIVVERTAVDASGRVVGTGEEETLDVGLVVRAIGYAGEPIPGLPFDEATGTVPNEGGRVVADGVAVPGAYVTGWIKRGPTGVIGTNKGDAQETVAALLADLPTLPPPARPEPEALREAFAAHGIRPVDWTSWLRLDAEEVRRGGLRGAERVKVAELAEMLDAAHGATTTP; translated from the coding sequence GTGACCTACCGCATCGCAGTGATCGGGGCCGGCCCGTCGGGGCTCTACGCGGCGGCGGCGCTGCTGACGTCGGGGGAGCCGGTGAGCATCGAGGTGCTCGACCGGCTGCCCGCGCCCTACGGCCTCGTCCGCTACGGCGTCGCGCCCGACCACGTGAAGATGAAGTCGGTGATCCGGGTGCTGCAGAAGCCCTTCGATCCGGCCGACGTGGAGTTCCTCGGCGGGGTCCGGATCGGCGACGGCGGCATCCCGCTCGACGAACTGCGCACCCACTTCCACGCGATCGTGCACGCCACCGGGTCCTCGCTCGACCGCGCGCTCGGCGTGCCGGGGGAGGACCTCGCGGGCTCGTACGGGTCAGGTGAGTTCGTCAGCTGGTACTGCGGACACCCCGACTTCACCGGGCTCGACCCGGAGCTCGACCACCCCGGCGTCGCCGTCGTCGGGGCGGGCAACGTGGCGCTCGACGTCGCCCGCGTGCTGGCGAAGTCGGCGGAGGAGATGGCGGCCACCGACATCCCGGGCCCCGTGCTCGACGCGCTGCGGTCCAGTGCCGTCCGCGACGTCCACGTGCTGATCCGCCGCGGCCCGCAGCACGTCCGGTTCACCCCGGCGGAGCTGCGCCAGATCGGCGACCTCGCCGACGCGCAGGTCGTGGTGCACGACGACGGGCTGCTCGCGGCGGGCGTCGAGGAGCCCGACGACCGGCGGCAGAAGCAGAACCTCGGGATGCTGACGGAGTGGGTCGACCGGCCCGTCGGCGACGCCGAGCGCCGCATCCACCTGAGGTTCCTGCGGTCCCCGGTCCGCGTCCTGGGCGACGGGCGGGTCTCCGGGATCGTCGTGGAGCGCACCGCGGTCGACGCCTCCGGGCGGGTCGTGGGCACCGGTGAGGAGGAGACCCTCGACGTCGGGCTCGTCGTGCGCGCGATCGGCTACGCGGGCGAGCCGATCCCCGGCCTGCCGTTCGACGAGGCCACCGGCACCGTGCCGAACGAGGGCGGGCGGGTCGTCGCCGACGGCGTCGCGGTTCCCGGCGCGTACGTCACGGGCTGGATCAAGCGTGGCCCGACCGGCGTCATCGGGACGAACAAGGGCGACGCGCAGGAGACGGTCGCGGCGCTGTTGGCCGACCTCCCGACTCTCCCGCCCCCGGCGCGCCCCGAGCCCGAGGCCCTGCGGGAGGCGTTCGCCGCCCACGGCATCCGCCCCGTCGACTGGACGTCCTGGTTGCGCCTCGACGCCGAGGAGGTCCGCCGCGGCGGCCTGCGCGGCGCGGAGCGGGTGAAGGTCGCGGAGCTGGCGGAGATGCTCGACGCGGCCCACGGAGCCACGACGACCCCCTGA